One genomic region from Rhinoraja longicauda isolate Sanriku21f chromosome 8, sRhiLon1.1, whole genome shotgun sequence encodes:
- the LOC144595797 gene encoding uncharacterized protein LOC144595797 isoform X1, producing MTSLPFLPRHDKKKKTYPHRHDDKMSSISKHFISGEDNGALGQHEQTEWQILNGLLQHHGFKPIQLMASLKSKNQNNAILLDKESAMEIREVVKSLIKDTERRQALIWDLVQSNKKLKKDVSQQQSRTSVEKFCMSDLKQVHDTVKSESPEVQDDYYVQCCQHQNQLEQLKHDNQDIQVYCDELEQKLYEQEKTIVQLQKKLCMVVTEEEKCIERCKLLEQTTRTHTRPNKQWFEAVDTHKTQTSCLPQELSDHKKIENVPSAQKGESINIRKYLIPREIPEDDKWEMACEEHLLETNFKNHTLQNNQNQKQALKSSSGCCVNKKLNSAKVEDIDCLPEATCKELLKFLGTIISRDLKWGATIDSTVKKFEQRMYFLRQLRKHNLPQAMMAQFYTAIIESILTFSIMVWFGSATKHNIQRLQRIVRSAEKVVGCNLAPIDELYTARARK from the exons ATGACATCTTTGCCTTTTCTGCCGCGCCACg ATAAAAAGAAGAAAACATATCCTCACAGACATGATGATAAAATGAGCTCCATCAGTAAACACTTCATATCTG GGGAGGATAACGGTGCTTTAGGACAG CATGAACAAACAGAATGGCAGATCCTAAATGGCCTTCTTCAGCACCATGGATTCAAACCAATCCAGCTCATGGCTTCACTGAAGAGCAAAAACCAAAATA ATGCAATCCTTCTAGATAAAGAGTCAGCTATGGAAATTAGAGAGGTAGTGAAGAGTCTTATAAAAGACACTGAGCGACGTCAGGCATTGATCTGGGATCTTGTCCAGTCTAATAAGAAACTGAA AAAGGACGTAAGTCAGCAGCAGAGCAGAACTTCTGTGGAAAAATTCTGCATGTCAGACCTGAAGCAAGTCCATGACACTGTTAAGTCAGAGAGTCCGGAGGTGCAGGATGACTACTATGTGCAGTGTTGTCAACACCAAAATCAACTTGAACAACTGAAACATGATAATCAAGATATACAG GTATATTGTGATGAATTGGAACAGAAATTGTATGAGCAAGAGAAGACTATTGTGCAATTGCAGAAAAAGTTGTGCATGGTTGTGACTGAAGAAGAAAAATGCATTGAAAGATGCAAGTTACTTGAGCAAACCACCAGAACGCATACCAGGCCCAACAAACA ATGGTTTGAAGCAGTCGATACCCACAAAACTCAAACTAGTTGCTTACCACAGGAGTTGAG tgaTCACAAAAAGATTGAAAATGTTCCCAGTGCCCAAAAAGGGGAATCCATAAACATCAGAAAATACTTAATTCCACGTGAAATTCCAGAAGATGACAAATGGGAAATG GCCTGTGAAGAACATTTATTGGaaacaaactttaaaaatcacactTTGCAGAACAATCAAAATCAGAAACAAGCATTGAAAAGCAG CAGTGGCTGCTGTGTGAACAAAAAACTCAACAGTGCTAAAGTAGAAGACATAGACTGTTTGCCAGAAGCCACCTGTAAAGAACTGTTAAAG ttccttggaaccatcatctccagggaccttaaatggggggccaccatcgactccacagtgaaAAAGTtcgaacagaggatgtacttcctgcggcaactgaggaaacacaatctgccacaggcaatgatggcccaattctatactgctatcattgagtccatcctcaccttctccatcatggtctggtttggctcagccaccaagcacaacatccagaggctgcaacggattgttcgatcagctgagaaggttgttggctgcaaccttgcccccattgatgaactgtacactgcaagagccaggaagtga
- the LOC144595797 gene encoding uncharacterized protein LOC144595797 isoform X2 → MSSISKHFISGEDNGALGQHEQTEWQILNGLLQHHGFKPIQLMASLKSKNQNNAILLDKESAMEIREVVKSLIKDTERRQALIWDLVQSNKKLKKDVSQQQSRTSVEKFCMSDLKQVHDTVKSESPEVQDDYYVQCCQHQNQLEQLKHDNQDIQVYCDELEQKLYEQEKTIVQLQKKLCMVVTEEEKCIERCKLLEQTTRTHTRPNKQWFEAVDTHKTQTSCLPQELSDHKKIENVPSAQKGESINIRKYLIPREIPEDDKWEMACEEHLLETNFKNHTLQNNQNQKQALKSSSGCCVNKKLNSAKVEDIDCLPEATCKELLKFLGTIISRDLKWGATIDSTVKKFEQRMYFLRQLRKHNLPQAMMAQFYTAIIESILTFSIMVWFGSATKHNIQRLQRIVRSAEKVVGCNLAPIDELYTARARK, encoded by the exons ATGAGCTCCATCAGTAAACACTTCATATCTG GGGAGGATAACGGTGCTTTAGGACAG CATGAACAAACAGAATGGCAGATCCTAAATGGCCTTCTTCAGCACCATGGATTCAAACCAATCCAGCTCATGGCTTCACTGAAGAGCAAAAACCAAAATA ATGCAATCCTTCTAGATAAAGAGTCAGCTATGGAAATTAGAGAGGTAGTGAAGAGTCTTATAAAAGACACTGAGCGACGTCAGGCATTGATCTGGGATCTTGTCCAGTCTAATAAGAAACTGAA AAAGGACGTAAGTCAGCAGCAGAGCAGAACTTCTGTGGAAAAATTCTGCATGTCAGACCTGAAGCAAGTCCATGACACTGTTAAGTCAGAGAGTCCGGAGGTGCAGGATGACTACTATGTGCAGTGTTGTCAACACCAAAATCAACTTGAACAACTGAAACATGATAATCAAGATATACAG GTATATTGTGATGAATTGGAACAGAAATTGTATGAGCAAGAGAAGACTATTGTGCAATTGCAGAAAAAGTTGTGCATGGTTGTGACTGAAGAAGAAAAATGCATTGAAAGATGCAAGTTACTTGAGCAAACCACCAGAACGCATACCAGGCCCAACAAACA ATGGTTTGAAGCAGTCGATACCCACAAAACTCAAACTAGTTGCTTACCACAGGAGTTGAG tgaTCACAAAAAGATTGAAAATGTTCCCAGTGCCCAAAAAGGGGAATCCATAAACATCAGAAAATACTTAATTCCACGTGAAATTCCAGAAGATGACAAATGGGAAATG GCCTGTGAAGAACATTTATTGGaaacaaactttaaaaatcacactTTGCAGAACAATCAAAATCAGAAACAAGCATTGAAAAGCAG CAGTGGCTGCTGTGTGAACAAAAAACTCAACAGTGCTAAAGTAGAAGACATAGACTGTTTGCCAGAAGCCACCTGTAAAGAACTGTTAAAG ttccttggaaccatcatctccagggaccttaaatggggggccaccatcgactccacagtgaaAAAGTtcgaacagaggatgtacttcctgcggcaactgaggaaacacaatctgccacaggcaatgatggcccaattctatactgctatcattgagtccatcctcaccttctccatcatggtctggtttggctcagccaccaagcacaacatccagaggctgcaacggattgttcgatcagctgagaaggttgttggctgcaaccttgcccccattgatgaactgtacactgcaagagccaggaagtga
- the LOC144595798 gene encoding fas apoptotic inhibitory molecule 1-like: MQLSAGSHGSGFRIDVKKRVFFAEELVILIHTGTLETMADLVALWEVALSDGVHKIEFEHGTTSGKRVVNVDGKEVIRRDWMFKLVGKETFTVGATKTKATINIDAISGFAYEYTLEINGKSLKKYMENRSKTTNTWLLNLDGVDSRIVLEKDTMDVWCNGKKVETAGEFVEDGTETHFTIGNHDCRIKAVSSGKRREGIIHTLIMDDHEIPEIVV, from the exons ATGCAACTCAGCGCCGGATCCCACGGCTCCGGGTTTCGTATTGATGTGAAAAAAAGGGTTTTTTTCGCGGAGGAACTGGTG atCTTGATACATACGGGCACCTTGGAAACAATGGCTGACCTGGTGGCATTGTGGGAAGTAGCTCTGAGTGATGGTGTTCACAAAATAGAATTTGAACATGGCACCACCTCCggaaagagagtggtgaatgttgATGGAAAG GAAGTCATAAGAAGGGACTGGATGTTCAAGCTTGTTGGGAAGGAAACCTTTACAGTCGGGGCAACTAAAACAAAAGCAACAATCAACATTGATGCGATTAGTGGATTTGCATACGAATACACATTGGAGATCAATGGGAAAAGCCTGAAAAAATATATGGAGAACAGGTCCAAGACTACAAATACATGGCTGTTAAATCTAGATGGAGTGGATTCTCGGATTGTGCTGG AGAAAGATACTATGGATGTTTGGTGCAATGGGAAGAAGGTGGAGACAGCA GGAGAATTTGTTGAAGATGGTACTGAGACCCACTTTACTATTGGTAATCATGACTGCCGTATCAAAGCTGTGAGCAGTGGGAAACGAAGAGAAGGAATCATCCACACTCTTATTATGGATGACCACGAAATTCCAGAAATTGTTGTGTAA